A single genomic interval of uncultured Desulfobacter sp. harbors:
- a CDS encoding STAS domain-containing protein codes for MQLKHNNIEDVLIVRPLEKRIDASTAGEFKQKMNEWIDSGNRKIVLNLSEVDFIDSSGLGAIISGFKKIGNNGSLVICAVKESVMSLFRLTRMNRVFDIYVSEKEALEALSGKA; via the coding sequence ATGCAGCTGAAACATAACAATATAGAGGATGTCCTGATCGTGAGGCCGCTGGAAAAAAGAATCGACGCGTCAACAGCAGGTGAATTCAAACAAAAAATGAACGAATGGATTGATTCGGGAAATCGAAAAATTGTGCTCAACCTTTCCGAAGTGGACTTTATCGACAGCAGCGGACTTGGCGCTATTATTTCGGGGTTCAAAAAGATCGGCAATAACGGCAGTCTCGTGATCTGCGCCGTAAAAGAAAGCGTCATGAGCCTTTTTCGTCTGACCCGCATGAATCGGGTATTTGATATCTATGTATCTGAAAAAGAAGCCCTTGAGGCGCTTTCCGGAAAGGCATAA